The Sphaerochaeta globosa str. Buddy region GGATTTGTTTTTGATGCGTAAGCGCAGCGGAATCATGCTTTTGGCGATTGCAATCTTTGCATTTCTTGCAGGTGTCCAGGGTGGGCTGGTGAATACCATCATGGCGACCATGATGCCGCTCATGCTCAGTTTCACTACGTTGGCTTACGACCAAAGCGATGGTTGGGAGGCCTTTGCTGCAGCACTTCCATTTTCCAGAAAACACATCATACAAAGTAAATATTTTCTGGCACTTTTACTCATCGGCCTTTCGATTGTAGTCATATTTGCAATTGGTATGATTGCAAGGGCCTTGCCGATGCATGAATTGATTGGCAGTGCAATAACCCAATTCACGTTTGGAGCTTTCTTTGTAGCAATCAACTATCCTTTGATTCTTAAATTTGGTTTTGAGAAGAGTAGGCTGTACTATATTTTGGTTATGGTTGTGCTGATGTCATTTGGAGCGGCACTTTCTCCGCTCCAAGGAAATAACTCAATACCTTCCTTGGCGTTTGTGTTGCCCAGTATCGCCGTAGTTTGTCTGATTATCAGCTATACCTTGTCTGTTTCCATTATGAAAAATAAGGAATTTTCAGGTTCATGATGCAAAAACTCTAGTAGAAACAGCACATTTCATGCTACTACAGCTTTAAAGAGACCGTATGGGGGTGGAGTATGTGTGGCATTGTGGGATATGTCGGAACCGAGGAAGCTTCATCCATTCTCTTGGAAGCGCTTCGAAAGCTTGAGTACCGCGGGTATGATTCTGCCGGTATAGCTATGGTCGATGAGAAGAACGAACTACAGGTACGTAAGATCAAGGGTCGTCTTTCAAACTTGGAATTACTTGTGCAGCAAAAGCCCATACAGGGCAAGTGCGGCATTGCCCATACCCGTTGGGCAACCCATGGGGAGCCCTCAGACCTGAACAGCCATCCTCATACCGATGTGTCAAAGAGCATTGCAGTTGTACACAACGGTATTATTGAGAATCATGCACAGCTTCGCACGTGGTTGGAACGCCATCAGGTTACGTTCGTCAGCCAGACGGACAGCGAAGTTATCGCCCATTTGATCGACTTTCATTACAACGGTGATTTGCTGCTTGCTGTAACTGAAGCCGTAAAGCGTCTTGAGGGATCCTATGCCATAGCGGTTGCGTGCAAGCAACACCCGGAAATGTTGGTTGTGGCAAGAAAGGACAGCCCTTTGGTAATCGGACGCGGAGCTTCTTCAACCATGCTTGCCAGCGATGTGC contains the following coding sequences:
- a CDS encoding ABC-2 transporter permease, whose product is MNALLLKDLFLMRKRSGIMLLAIAIFAFLAGVQGGLVNTIMATMMPLMLSFTTLAYDQSDGWEAFAAALPFSRKHIIQSKYFLALLLIGLSIVVIFAIGMIARALPMHELIGSAITQFTFGAFFVAINYPLILKFGFEKSRLYYILVMVVLMSFGAALSPLQGNNSIPSLAFVLPSIAVVCLIISYTLSVSIMKNKEFSGS